In the genome of Kitasatospora cathayae, one region contains:
- a CDS encoding class I adenylate-forming enzyme family protein yields MLADIMTKALRDGGGRAQVTDRHTRLTHRELDRAADEQATQLRALLGPGERHRVAIQSGNSVAYLVAYLAVLKAGSVPFLIDRASGPREVQLIWQDCGLDLLLQDEAAAAPEVGTPRGTLGSLLATGLPAREDAPALHDLTQVCRFTSGSTGRPNCIEFAGAAVHRAAANWAEGTGLSGGDSILCFASLSNGLAFNTSLLSAFLVGADLHLGSGLPTGGAVSRLLASTAATRLVGFPALYESLVRRPADGTAPPNLRMAVSSAAPLRPDTRSEFTARTGVPLQNYFGVAEAGPLTFAADPLTDPGLGQPLPGVRLRAGTAAAPEVVQVHSQSMGTRYLNAPGVLEGRIDQDGFYHTGDTGYLSDGSLVLTGRTSQKINVGGRKIDALEVTHALLDVPGITDAVVLETPDRHGGSALAAVITAEPGFDPAEGRRRLSERIAAYKVPSLIRVVPQIPRGSTGKPAMAQLRGLFDTTGQPQ; encoded by the coding sequence ATGCTCGCCGACATCATGACCAAGGCCCTGCGCGACGGCGGCGGCCGGGCGCAGGTCACGGACCGTCACACCCGCCTCACGCACCGGGAGCTGGACCGGGCCGCCGATGAGCAGGCCACCCAGCTGCGCGCCCTGCTCGGCCCCGGCGAGCGGCACCGGGTCGCCATCCAGTCCGGCAACTCGGTCGCCTACCTGGTCGCCTACCTGGCCGTCCTCAAGGCCGGCAGCGTGCCCTTCCTGATCGACCGGGCCAGCGGCCCGCGCGAGGTGCAGCTCATCTGGCAGGACTGCGGGCTCGACCTGCTGCTCCAGGACGAGGCCGCGGCCGCGCCCGAGGTCGGCACCCCGCGCGGCACGCTGGGGTCGCTGCTGGCGACCGGCCTGCCCGCGCGGGAGGACGCGCCCGCGCTGCACGACCTGACCCAGGTGTGCCGGTTCACCTCCGGCTCCACCGGCCGTCCCAACTGCATCGAGTTCGCCGGCGCCGCGGTGCACCGGGCCGCGGCGAACTGGGCCGAGGGCACCGGCCTTTCGGGCGGCGACAGCATCCTGTGCTTCGCCTCCCTCTCCAACGGCCTGGCCTTCAACACCTCACTGCTCTCCGCCTTCCTGGTCGGCGCCGACCTGCACCTGGGCAGCGGACTGCCCACCGGCGGCGCGGTGTCGCGGCTGCTCGCGAGCACCGCCGCCACCCGGCTGGTCGGCTTCCCGGCGCTCTACGAGTCGCTGGTCCGCCGCCCCGCCGACGGCACCGCACCGCCGAACCTGAGGATGGCGGTCTCCTCGGCGGCGCCGCTGCGCCCCGACACCCGGAGCGAGTTCACGGCGCGCACCGGCGTGCCGCTGCAGAACTACTTCGGGGTGGCGGAGGCGGGCCCGCTGACCTTCGCTGCGGACCCGCTGACCGATCCGGGCCTGGGCCAGCCGCTGCCCGGCGTGCGCCTGCGGGCCGGCACCGCGGCCGCGCCCGAGGTGGTGCAGGTGCACAGCCAGTCCATGGGCACCCGCTACCTCAACGCCCCCGGCGTACTGGAGGGCCGCATCGACCAGGACGGCTTCTACCACACCGGCGACACCGGCTACCTCAGCGACGGCAGCCTGGTGCTCACCGGACGCACCAGCCAGAAGATCAACGTCGGCGGGCGCAAGATCGACGCCCTCGAGGTCACCCACGCGCTCCTCGACGTCCCCGGCATCACCGACGCGGTCGTCTTGGAGACCCCCGACCGGCACGGTGGCAGCGCACTGGCTGCCGTGATCACCGCCGAACCCGGCTTCGACCCGGCCGAGGGGCGCCGCCGGCTGTCCGAGCGCATCGCCGCCTACAAGGTCCCCAGTCTCATCCGCGTCGTGCCCCAGATCCCCCGCGGCTCCACCGGCAAACCCGCCATGGCCCAGCTGCGCGGCCTGTTCGACACCACTGGCCAGCCCCAGTGA
- a CDS encoding dihydrodipicolinate reductase C-terminal domain-containing protein — MPEPVLGIVGTGRLAAAVGGLAQAEGHSVRVYEPRAVDTWRQGPAADVVIDCSAPAVTGQVADLCGELGLPLVECVSALPDAQLQRLRALAAGVPVVLAANLSLGNYLQTRALRSVAQVVTTMARAGIDGAVPEAAVLERHPATKAHRPSTTAELLAREWTRQTGADPADVASLRHGPAVSDHTVSLGWPEQSLVIGHHVASLRAAAAGAIGVATWAVGHAPGSYTVHEVFDDMVAAMARATGRAEESQ; from the coding sequence ATGCCTGAGCCGGTCCTGGGGATCGTCGGCACCGGCCGGCTCGCCGCGGCGGTCGGCGGACTCGCCCAGGCCGAGGGGCACTCCGTACGGGTCTACGAGCCCCGCGCCGTGGACACCTGGCGCCAAGGCCCCGCGGCCGACGTCGTCATCGACTGCTCCGCCCCGGCCGTCACCGGCCAGGTCGCCGACCTGTGCGGTGAGCTCGGACTGCCGCTGGTCGAGTGCGTCTCCGCGCTGCCCGACGCCCAGTTGCAGCGACTGCGAGCCCTGGCCGCCGGGGTGCCGGTGGTGCTGGCCGCCAACCTGTCGCTGGGCAACTACCTGCAGACCCGCGCCCTGCGCAGCGTCGCGCAGGTGGTGACGACGATGGCGCGGGCCGGCATCGACGGCGCCGTGCCCGAGGCCGCCGTGCTGGAGCGCCACCCGGCCACCAAGGCCCACCGGCCCAGCACCACGGCCGAGTTGCTGGCCCGGGAGTGGACCCGGCAGACCGGGGCCGACCCCGCCGACGTGGCCTCGCTGCGCCACGGGCCCGCCGTCAGCGACCACACCGTCAGCCTCGGCTGGCCGGAGCAGAGCCTGGTGATCGGCCATCACGTCGCCTCGCTCCGGGCGGCCGCGGCCGGCGCCATCGGGGTCGCGACCTGGGCCGTGGGCCACGCCCCCGGCAGCTACACCGTCCACGAGGTGTTCGACGACATGGTGGCCGCCATGGCGCGCGCCACCGGCCGAGCGGAGGAGAGCCAGTGA
- a CDS encoding class II aldolase/adducin family protein, translating to MTATTTERRVPTRMAEQISLGARMLSLDGHDDFNQGQISARMPGSDTFYIKNALVGFDEASPDQIVAADTNPAAPIDPLAPPELPLHQAIYRARPDVNGIVHSHAPHTLVFGATHLTLRPVSHDGAHFVDALGLFTLTSNTVLDQETGEAIAHALGDGNGVLLRNHGSVVIGRSVRHAAVFAQVLERACRLQLLAEQAGVPYSWSSDKDVALKRDFIYADLSVRSYWDYAVRRVRRTWPDISTW from the coding sequence GTGACGGCGACCACGACCGAACGCCGGGTGCCGACCCGGATGGCCGAGCAGATCTCCCTGGGCGCCCGGATGCTCTCCCTGGACGGACACGACGACTTCAACCAGGGGCAGATCTCCGCGCGGATGCCCGGCTCGGACACCTTCTACATCAAGAACGCCCTGGTCGGGTTCGACGAGGCGAGTCCCGACCAGATCGTGGCGGCCGACACCAATCCGGCGGCCCCCATCGATCCGCTGGCCCCACCGGAACTCCCGCTGCACCAGGCGATCTACCGCGCCCGCCCGGACGTCAACGGCATCGTGCACAGCCACGCCCCGCACACCCTGGTGTTCGGCGCCACCCACCTGACGCTGCGACCCGTCTCGCACGACGGCGCGCACTTCGTCGACGCCCTGGGCCTGTTCACCCTGACCAGCAACACGGTCCTGGACCAGGAGACCGGCGAGGCCATCGCGCACGCGCTCGGCGACGGCAACGGCGTCCTGCTGCGCAACCACGGCTCGGTGGTGATCGGCCGGAGCGTGCGGCACGCGGCCGTGTTCGCCCAGGTCCTCGAGCGCGCCTGCCGGCTGCAACTGCTCGCCGAACAGGCCGGCGTCCCCTACAGCTGGTCGAGCGACAAGGACGTCGCCCTCAAGCGCGACTTCATCTACGCCGACCTGTCGGTGCGCTCGTACTGGGACTACGCCGTGCGCCGGGTCCGGCGCACCTGGCCGGACATCAGCACGTGGTGA
- a CDS encoding 4'-phosphopantetheinyl transferase family protein has translation MSGHATPGILVAVCDAATAADRYGHLLSAVERTRAAACPPHRALEFTAGRGLLRWALDHTLGAGAAASRIVLTDRGKPVLADLPATGISLSHSGETVAVAVAVGRAVGIDVQAPVPITDGLLRRCCTPEQQRELAALDPDRRPTALARRWTILEAHAKATGRGLTRRPGRFPGPLLARRGHGRDFAWRTLPPLGGCAAALAFDGPAHRVRLRIALPAGTPGPRRTVHDTHPH, from the coding sequence GTGAGTGGCCACGCCACCCCCGGCATCCTGGTGGCCGTCTGCGACGCCGCCACCGCCGCGGACCGCTACGGGCACCTGCTCAGCGCGGTCGAACGGACCCGTGCGGCGGCCTGCCCGCCGCACCGGGCCCTGGAGTTCACCGCCGGGCGCGGACTGCTGCGGTGGGCTCTGGACCACACCCTCGGGGCGGGGGCCGCCGCCAGCCGGATCGTCCTGACCGACCGCGGCAAGCCCGTGCTGGCGGACCTGCCGGCGACCGGCATCAGCCTGTCCCACAGCGGCGAGACCGTCGCCGTCGCCGTCGCCGTCGGCCGCGCCGTCGGCATCGACGTCCAGGCACCGGTCCCGATCACCGACGGCCTGCTGCGGCGCTGCTGCACACCCGAGCAGCAACGCGAACTGGCCGCCCTGGACCCCGACCGCCGTCCCACCGCCCTGGCCCGGCGCTGGACGATCCTCGAGGCGCACGCCAAGGCCACCGGACGCGGTCTGACCCGTCGGCCGGGCCGGTTCCCCGGGCCGCTGCTGGCCCGGCGCGGGCACGGCCGGGACTTCGCCTGGCGCACGCTGCCCCCGCTGGGCGGCTGCGCCGCGGCCCTCGCCTTCGACGGACCCGCCCACCGGGTCCGCCTGCGCATCGCGCTGCCGGCCGGCACCCCCGGCCCCCGCCGTACCGTCCACGACACCCATCCTCACTGA
- a CDS encoding acyl-CoA dehydrogenase family protein — MTDLPLVADGPRISTKEAVRELLALAEELADKELAPNADKFEAQSHFPREILDTLGRAGLLSLPYPAEYGGGGLGYEEYLTVLEILARRWLAVAQSVNIHVLSCYPVAAYGTDRQRERWLPDMLGGQRLGANCISEAEAGSDISALACTARLDREQDTYTLQGTKSWISHAGQADFYNIFCRTGGEGARGLSVLLTAADTPGLVVQGLEKKMGARSSPTAAIALDGAQVPAERLIGRPGKGFLIATGLFDRGRLGIATCAVGLAAAAVDYAVAYTKTRRQFGRPVADFQGLAFMLADMSTQVAAARALVREAAQALDRGAAPSAVTAAAARAKLFATDTAMRVTTDAVQALGAYGYVQDHPVERWMREAKLLQIIEGTNQIQRVVIARSL; from the coding sequence ATGACCGATCTACCCCTCGTCGCCGACGGGCCCCGGATATCGACCAAGGAGGCGGTGCGCGAGCTACTGGCCCTGGCCGAGGAGCTGGCGGACAAGGAACTCGCCCCCAACGCCGACAAGTTCGAGGCGCAGTCGCACTTCCCGCGGGAGATCCTCGACACCCTCGGCCGGGCCGGGCTGCTCAGCCTGCCCTACCCCGCCGAGTACGGCGGCGGCGGCCTGGGCTACGAGGAGTACCTCACCGTCCTGGAGATCCTCGCCCGGCGCTGGCTCGCCGTCGCCCAGTCGGTCAACATCCACGTCCTGTCCTGCTACCCGGTGGCCGCCTACGGCACCGACCGCCAGCGCGAGCGGTGGCTGCCGGACATGCTGGGCGGCCAGCGGCTCGGCGCCAACTGCATCTCCGAGGCCGAGGCCGGCTCCGACATCTCGGCGCTGGCCTGCACCGCCCGCCTGGACCGCGAGCAGGACACCTACACGCTCCAGGGCACCAAGTCCTGGATCAGCCACGCCGGTCAGGCCGACTTCTACAACATCTTCTGCCGCACCGGGGGCGAGGGCGCGCGCGGACTGTCCGTGCTGCTCACCGCCGCCGACACCCCCGGTCTGGTGGTGCAGGGCCTGGAGAAGAAGATGGGCGCGCGCTCGTCACCCACCGCGGCCATCGCCCTGGACGGCGCGCAGGTGCCGGCCGAGCGCCTGATCGGCCGGCCCGGTAAGGGGTTCCTGATCGCCACCGGTCTGTTCGACCGCGGCCGCCTGGGCATCGCGACCTGCGCCGTGGGGCTGGCCGCGGCCGCCGTGGACTACGCGGTCGCCTACACCAAGACCCGCCGTCAGTTCGGGCGCCCCGTCGCCGACTTCCAGGGTCTGGCCTTCATGCTCGCCGACATGTCCACCCAGGTCGCGGCCGCCCGCGCGCTGGTCCGCGAGGCCGCCCAGGCCCTCGACCGGGGGGCCGCGCCCTCCGCCGTCACCGCCGCGGCCGCCCGCGCCAAGCTGTTCGCCACCGATACCGCGATGCGCGTCACCACCGACGCCGTGCAGGCCCTGGGCGCCTACGGATACGTCCAGGACCACCCGGTCGAACGCTGGATGAGGGAGGCCAAACTGCTCCAGATCATCGAGGGCACCAACCAGATCCAGCGCGTCGTCATCGCCCGTTCGCTGTGA
- a CDS encoding GMC oxidoreductase codes for MSEPHFTEHVDVVIVGSGPTGAAYARLITDARPRARVLMVEAGPAVTDPPGAHLANLTDAGERERAVIASQGPHQHRYPLSAASAVAQHRTPEDRARALLTRPGLIPAGSGEPADDGLPAAQQACNVGGMGSHWFGASPRPDGTERIPFLDPAVLDEALTVAERLLDVSSTQFQGSAFAAHLQQVLGADLDEDRAPGRRVQPMPMAVRNTPAGLRRCGTDVVLGDLVAGANPHFELRPDTLCERILTADGRALGVRLRDRADGTAYQVRAEHVVVAADPLRTPQLLFASGVRPGALGRYLNEHSQVSLLAEVDLPEAEAVAAESTGPAPVMSDSTVSTLAASGVTWIPCDGEEYPFHGMLTRIDPATLARPGTGEPPAKPLLSIHLFTAQEPRRDNRLEFSDTDQDWLGMPAMTIRHTLGEADRRTLRRAQAEALRLSALVGRPLAGESPWILPGGSSLHYQGTVRMGAADDGSSVCDPACRVWGLENLYLAGNGVIPTPTACNPTLTSVALAVIGARDLVRRLPDTTQALAVVSGPSEGKTT; via the coding sequence GTGTCTGAACCGCACTTCACCGAGCACGTCGACGTCGTCATCGTCGGCAGCGGCCCCACCGGGGCGGCCTACGCCCGCCTCATCACCGATGCCCGGCCCCGGGCCCGGGTGCTGATGGTCGAGGCCGGCCCCGCCGTCACCGACCCGCCCGGCGCGCACCTGGCCAACCTGACCGACGCGGGCGAGCGCGAACGCGCCGTCATCGCCTCCCAGGGCCCCCACCAGCACCGCTACCCGCTCTCGGCCGCCTCGGCCGTCGCCCAGCACCGGACCCCCGAGGACCGCGCCCGCGCGCTCCTCACCCGGCCCGGGCTGATCCCGGCGGGCTCCGGCGAGCCCGCCGACGACGGCCTGCCGGCGGCCCAACAGGCCTGCAACGTCGGCGGCATGGGATCCCACTGGTTCGGTGCCAGTCCCCGTCCGGACGGCACGGAGCGGATCCCGTTCCTCGACCCCGCCGTCCTGGACGAGGCCCTCACCGTCGCCGAGCGACTGCTCGACGTCTCGAGCACGCAGTTCCAGGGCTCGGCCTTCGCCGCCCACCTGCAGCAGGTGCTCGGCGCGGACCTGGACGAGGACCGCGCCCCCGGGCGGCGGGTGCAGCCCATGCCCATGGCGGTCCGCAACACCCCGGCGGGCCTCCGGCGCTGCGGCACCGACGTGGTCCTCGGCGACCTGGTCGCCGGCGCGAACCCGCACTTCGAACTGCGCCCCGACACGCTCTGCGAGCGGATCCTCACCGCGGACGGCCGCGCCCTCGGCGTCCGGCTGCGCGACCGGGCCGACGGCACCGCGTACCAGGTGCGGGCCGAACACGTCGTGGTGGCGGCCGACCCGCTGCGGACCCCGCAGCTGCTCTTCGCCTCCGGCGTGCGCCCCGGCGCCCTGGGTCGCTACCTCAACGAGCACTCCCAGGTCTCACTGCTGGCCGAGGTCGACCTGCCCGAGGCGGAGGCCGTGGCCGCGGAGTCGACGGGCCCGGCGCCGGTGATGTCGGACTCCACGGTCTCCACCCTCGCGGCCAGCGGGGTGACCTGGATCCCCTGCGACGGCGAGGAGTACCCGTTCCACGGCATGCTCACCCGGATCGACCCGGCCACCCTGGCCCGCCCCGGTACCGGCGAGCCGCCCGCCAAGCCCCTGCTCTCCATCCACCTGTTCACCGCGCAGGAGCCGCGGCGCGACAACCGGCTGGAGTTCAGCGACACCGACCAGGACTGGCTGGGCATGCCGGCGATGACGATCCGTCACACCCTGGGCGAAGCGGACCGCCGCACCCTGCGCCGCGCCCAGGCCGAGGCGCTGCGACTGAGCGCGCTGGTGGGCAGGCCGCTGGCGGGGGAGAGCCCGTGGATCCTGCCCGGCGGCAGCTCCCTGCACTACCAGGGGACCGTGCGGATGGGCGCCGCCGACGACGGCAGCAGCGTCTGCGACCCGGCCTGCCGGGTCTGGGGCCTGGAGAACCTCTACCTGGCGGGCAACGGGGTGATCCCGACGCCCACGGCCTGCAACCCCACGCTCACCAGCGTCGCACTGGCCGTGATCGGCGCGCGCGACCTGGTGCGCCGACTGCCTGACACCACCCAGGCCCTGGCCGTCGTGTCAGGGCCGTCCGAAGGGAAGACCACGTGA
- a CDS encoding aldo/keto reductase codes for MIHTRLGRTGLRVSRLVLGTVNFGGRVEEPEAHRLMDHALAQGINVVDTANTYGWRVYKGHTEEVIGRWLAKQPARRDQVVLATKVGDPMSDGLNDQGLSARNIVAGCEASLRRLGTDHIDLYQMHHIDRSVGWDEVWQAMDLLVTQGKVRYVGSSNFAGWDIASAQEAARRRNGLGLVSEQCVYNLVTRHPELEVIPAAAAYGLGVMVWSPLHGGLLSGVLRKMRDNDAVKSAQGRAAEALLEHRDTIEAYEKLCADFGTDPAQAALAWTLSRPGVTAAVIGPRTEQHIDGALAALTSPPPEALLSQLEQLFPPVGRGGPAPDAWLS; via the coding sequence GTGATCCACACACGGCTCGGCCGCACCGGACTGCGCGTCAGCAGACTGGTCCTCGGCACCGTCAACTTCGGCGGCCGGGTGGAGGAGCCCGAGGCGCACCGGCTGATGGACCACGCCCTCGCCCAGGGCATCAACGTCGTCGACACCGCCAACACCTACGGCTGGCGCGTCTACAAGGGCCACACCGAGGAGGTCATCGGCCGCTGGCTCGCCAAGCAGCCCGCCCGTCGCGACCAGGTGGTGCTCGCCACCAAGGTCGGCGACCCGATGAGCGACGGCCTCAACGACCAGGGCCTGTCCGCCCGCAACATCGTCGCCGGCTGCGAGGCCTCGCTGCGCCGACTGGGCACGGACCACATCGACCTGTACCAGATGCACCACATCGACCGGTCCGTCGGCTGGGACGAGGTCTGGCAGGCGATGGACCTGCTCGTCACCCAGGGCAAGGTGCGCTACGTCGGCTCCTCGAACTTCGCCGGCTGGGACATCGCCTCCGCCCAGGAGGCGGCCCGGCGCCGCAACGGCCTGGGACTGGTGTCCGAGCAGTGCGTCTACAACCTGGTCACCCGCCACCCCGAGCTGGAGGTCATCCCCGCAGCCGCCGCCTACGGACTAGGCGTCATGGTCTGGTCGCCGCTCCACGGCGGCCTGCTCAGCGGCGTGTTGCGCAAGATGCGCGACAACGACGCCGTCAAGTCGGCCCAGGGCCGGGCCGCGGAGGCCCTGCTGGAGCACCGGGACACCATCGAGGCCTACGAGAAGCTGTGCGCCGACTTCGGCACCGATCCCGCGCAGGCGGCGCTGGCCTGGACGCTGTCCCGGCCCGGGGTGACCGCCGCGGTGATCGGTCCGCGCACCGAGCAGCACATCGACGGTGCGCTCGCCGCCCTCACCTCACCGCCGCCCGAGGCCCTCCTGTCCCAGCTCGAGCAGCTGTTCCCGCCGGTCGGACGGGGCGGCCCGGCCCCCGACGCATGGCTCTCCTGA
- a CDS encoding class I SAM-dependent methyltransferase, producing MTAEKFTDPLIVPHESAQDRDARERLTKLLVETPIPPQYLIDNLAVYMRRHQLADLLSMDQLYRMLGDVPGTIMEFGVLHGRHLATLTALRSIYEPYNSLRRIVGFDTFTGFPEDIDSVDKVSTSAVPGRFAVPDGEVQHLREVLAAHEATEPFGHTQRSFVVQGDVRETVPQYLADNPETIIAMAYFDLDLYQPTKELLEAIKPHLTKGSILAFDELAHPKWPGETTALREVLGLDFAPLKQLPGREPPVIYMQWGQ from the coding sequence ATGACGGCAGAGAAGTTCACCGACCCGCTGATCGTGCCGCACGAGTCAGCCCAGGACCGCGACGCCCGTGAGCGCCTGACCAAGCTGCTCGTCGAGACGCCGATCCCGCCGCAGTACCTGATCGACAACCTCGCCGTCTACATGCGCCGCCACCAGCTGGCCGACCTGCTGTCCATGGACCAGCTGTACCGCATGCTGGGCGACGTTCCGGGCACCATCATGGAGTTCGGCGTCCTCCACGGCCGCCACCTGGCCACCCTGACCGCGCTGCGCAGCATCTACGAGCCCTACAACTCGCTGCGCCGCATCGTCGGCTTCGACACCTTCACCGGATTCCCCGAGGACATCGACTCGGTCGACAAGGTCAGCACCAGCGCCGTGCCCGGCCGCTTCGCCGTGCCCGACGGTGAGGTGCAGCATCTGCGCGAGGTGCTCGCCGCCCACGAGGCCACCGAGCCCTTCGGCCACACCCAGCGCTCCTTCGTCGTCCAGGGCGACGTCCGCGAGACGGTGCCGCAGTACCTGGCCGACAACCCCGAGACGATCATCGCCATGGCCTACTTCGACCTGGACCTGTACCAGCCGACCAAGGAGCTGCTCGAGGCGATCAAGCCGCACCTGACCAAGGGGAGCATCCTGGCCTTCGACGAGCTCGCCCACCCCAAGTGGCCGGGCGAGACCACGGCCCTGCGCGAGGTGCTCGGCCTGGACTTCGCGCCGCTGAAGCAGCTGCCCGGCCGTGAGCCGCCGGTGATCTACATGCAGTGGGGTCAGTGA
- a CDS encoding PEP/pyruvate-binding domain-containing protein codes for MGHKFARQAWLLAAGYRVPEFVCVSVEAFDTVQAETGISAPAVRDSGELAAWAARARAQVRGAGVPDGLAAALLEAYDRLTDDGGTVAVRSCAVPARAGAPGGGEEAAPAPGGGFLVVGRDELIDRVSQCWASAFTAERVLDRFARGSDPAATRMAVGIQRLVRAERSFVAVSRELRSAPDIADQAHLAAAYGLGEGVTRGRADVDRFSVDVGTGVVELRTVRKTRRLVPADTGGTTVTEVPEDLAHRPVLDVQTARRIARLARGLEGHFGGPQEIEGAITADGEIHLVQARPAVVTRVGRRWPR; via the coding sequence GTGGGGCACAAGTTCGCGCGTCAGGCTTGGCTGCTGGCGGCCGGGTACCGGGTGCCGGAATTCGTGTGCGTGTCGGTCGAGGCCTTCGACACGGTGCAGGCCGAGACCGGCATCAGCGCTCCGGCCGTGCGGGATTCGGGGGAGCTGGCGGCCTGGGCGGCGCGGGCCCGTGCCCAGGTGCGCGGCGCGGGGGTGCCGGACGGCCTGGCCGCGGCGCTGCTGGAGGCATACGACCGCCTGACCGACGACGGTGGCACCGTGGCGGTGCGGTCCTGTGCGGTGCCTGCCCGGGCAGGGGCGCCCGGCGGCGGGGAGGAGGCGGCCCCGGCCCCGGGCGGCGGCTTCCTGGTGGTCGGGCGCGATGAGCTCATCGACCGGGTGTCCCAGTGCTGGGCCTCGGCCTTCACCGCCGAGCGGGTGCTCGACCGCTTCGCCCGCGGCAGTGACCCGGCGGCGACCCGGATGGCGGTGGGGATCCAGCGACTGGTACGGGCCGAGCGGTCCTTCGTGGCCGTCAGCCGCGAGCTCCGCAGCGCCCCGGACATCGCCGACCAGGCTCATCTGGCGGCGGCCTACGGACTGGGCGAGGGCGTGACGCGAGGGCGGGCGGACGTCGACCGCTTCTCGGTGGACGTCGGCACCGGGGTGGTCGAGCTGCGCACGGTGCGCAAGACCCGCCGACTGGTGCCCGCCGACACCGGGGGAACCACCGTCACCGAGGTGCCCGAGGACCTGGCGCACCGTCCGGTGCTCGACGTCCAGACCGCACGGCGGATCGCCCGGCTGGCCCGCGGGCTGGAGGGCCACTTCGGCGGGCCCCAGGAGATCGAGGGCGCCATCACCGCGGACGGCGAGATCCACCTCGTCCAGGCCCGCCCGGCGGTCGTCACCCGGGTCGGGCGGCGCTGGCCCCGCTGA
- a CDS encoding FBP domain-containing protein: MKALTDPEIRASFVNCTKGEASRIALPRYLAELPWEDMDFLGWRDPGAPNRSYIVAEHDGRLVGVALRFAQRTAGAHYGSMCSICLTTHVASGVSLMTARKARRVSDDEYASAGEYFCSDLACSLYVRDKKRANASGIRMKENLTTEEKITRTRANLSKFLTKVVTA, translated from the coding sequence ATGAAGGCACTGACTGACCCGGAGATCCGCGCATCGTTCGTCAACTGCACCAAGGGGGAGGCGAGTCGGATCGCACTGCCGCGCTACCTTGCCGAACTCCCTTGGGAGGACATGGACTTCCTGGGTTGGCGGGACCCCGGAGCCCCCAACCGGAGCTACATCGTCGCCGAGCACGACGGACGGCTCGTCGGCGTTGCGCTGCGCTTCGCCCAGCGGACCGCCGGCGCCCACTACGGCTCCATGTGCTCGATCTGCCTGACCACGCATGTCGCCTCGGGCGTATCCCTGATGACGGCCCGTAAGGCTCGCCGGGTCAGCGACGACGAGTACGCGTCGGCCGGCGAGTACTTCTGCAGCGACCTCGCCTGCTCGCTGTACGTCCGGGACAAGAAGCGCGCGAACGCGTCGGGGATCCGGATGAAGGAGAACCTCACCACGGAGGAGAAGATCACCCGCACCCGGGCGAACCTGTCGAAGTTCCTGACCAAGGTCGTCACGGCCTAG